The proteins below come from a single Blattabacterium cuenoti genomic window:
- a CDS encoding Mrp/NBP35 family ATP-binding protein, which produces MKKKIEKILETITLNNKNIIELNLLKKIDLLSEKIIIHLISPNPTMHIKNKLIKNITNSIKNKINTNKNIYIKFHHNINSRKESLKIKKIIAIASGKGGVGKSTIASNISVTLANMGFNVGLLDSDIYGPSIPLMFNIKINDISILHNKNGTFNPIISHGVKILSIGFFSGYGKAIVWRGPMVTKALIQFIYDTNWGKLDFLIIDLPPGTGDIHLSLLQEFLLNGIVIVSTSQKVAISDVIRTIEMFRIESIHVPILGIIENMSFFITNNNIHDKKIHFLFGKNNIKKLSKKMNLFFLGEIPFLQEIQIFSDFGKPAIIENNTVKDIFIKITKNILDQIKNKK; this is translated from the coding sequence ATGAAAAAAAAAATTGAGAAAATATTAGAAACTATTACATTAAATAATAAAAATATCATAGAATTAAATCTTTTAAAAAAAATAGATTTATTATCTGAAAAAATTATTATTCATTTGATATCTCCTAATCCTACTATGCATATAAAGAATAAACTAATAAAAAATATTACTAATTCTATAAAAAATAAAATAAATACGAATAAAAATATTTATATAAAATTTCATCATAATATAAATTCAAGAAAAGAATCTTTAAAAATAAAAAAAATCATCGCTATAGCATCTGGAAAAGGTGGTGTAGGAAAATCAACAATAGCTTCTAATATATCTGTTACTTTAGCAAATATGGGATTTAATGTAGGATTATTAGATTCAGATATTTATGGACCATCTATTCCGTTAATGTTTAACATTAAAATTAACGATATTTCTATTTTACATAATAAAAATGGAACATTTAATCCTATCATTAGTCATGGAGTAAAAATATTATCCATAGGTTTTTTTTCTGGATATGGAAAGGCAATAGTTTGGAGAGGCCCTATGGTAACTAAAGCTTTAATTCAATTTATTTATGATACTAATTGGGGAAAATTAGATTTTTTAATTATCGATTTACCTCCCGGAACAGGAGATATTCATTTATCTCTTTTACAAGAATTTTTATTAAATGGTATAGTTATAGTAAGCACCTCTCAAAAAGTAGCTATATCTGATGTTATAAGAACTATAGAAATGTTTCGAATTGAATCGATTCATGTTCCAATATTAGGAATTATTGAAAATATGTCTTTTTTTATAACAAACAATAATATACATGATAAAAAAATACATTTCTTATTTGGAAAAAATAATATTAAAAAATTGTCTAAAAAAATGAATTTATTTTTTTTAGGAGAAATTCCTTTTTTACAAGAAATACAAATATTTTCTGATTTTGGAAAACCGGCTATTATAGAAAATAATACGGTAAAAGATATTTTTATAAAAATTACAAAAAATATTTTAGATCAAATTAAAAATAAAAAATAG
- the murB gene encoding UDP-N-acetylmuramate dehydrogenase — protein sequence MIIEKYYSLKKFNTFGINTYTRYFTIVKSINDFKKIFHIYKSIPKMILGNGSNILFLKEYYPGLVIKMEIKGIKIVYENKFQVIIKANCGENWDDLVKWTIKNEFNGLENLSFIPGTVGVAPIQNIGAYGSEIKDILLKVRVYEIKSKKIIEFSNIKCEFGYRNSFFKKNFSKNKYIVLSVFFILRKKKYHKYNLSYLALQKELNLLNIKKPNSNDIIKIILSMRNKKIPHPKKIGNAGSFFMNPIIKKYHFKKLKINHPNIIGYPIYNNKNEIKISASHLIEYTGWKGIRIGDVGISEKNPIILLNYGLASGMDIFYISEKIIFDIKKKFGIYLSREVEIIDDFYH from the coding sequence ATGATTATTGAGAAATACTACTCTCTAAAAAAATTTAACACATTCGGAATAAATACTTATACTCGTTATTTTACAATAGTAAAAAGTATAAATGATTTTAAAAAAATTTTTCATATATATAAATCCATTCCTAAAATGATTTTAGGGAATGGAAGTAATATTCTTTTTTTAAAAGAATATTATCCAGGATTAGTTATTAAGATGGAAATAAAAGGGATAAAAATTGTTTATGAAAATAAATTTCAGGTAATTATTAAAGCTAATTGTGGAGAAAATTGGGATGATCTTGTAAAATGGACTATAAAAAATGAATTTAATGGTTTAGAAAATTTATCATTTATTCCTGGAACAGTAGGAGTAGCTCCGATCCAAAATATTGGAGCATATGGAAGCGAAATTAAAGATATTTTACTAAAAGTCAGAGTTTATGAAATAAAAAGTAAAAAAATTATCGAATTTTCGAATATAAAATGTGAATTTGGATATAGAAACTCTTTTTTTAAAAAAAATTTTTCTAAAAATAAATATATAGTTTTATCTGTTTTCTTTATATTAAGAAAAAAAAAGTATCATAAGTATAATTTATCTTATTTAGCTCTTCAAAAAGAATTAAATTTACTAAATATTAAAAAACCTAATTCTAATGATATAATAAAAATTATTCTCTCTATGAGAAATAAAAAAATTCCACATCCAAAAAAAATAGGAAATGCTGGAAGTTTTTTTATGAATCCAATCATAAAAAAATATCATTTTAAAAAATTAAAAATAAATCACCCTAATATCATTGGATATCCAATATATAATAATAAAAATGAAATTAAAATATCTGCTAGTCATTTAATAGAATATACTGGATGGAAGGGGATTAGAATTGGTGATGTAGGAATATCTGAAAAAAATCCAATTATTCTATTAAATTATGGACTAGCTAGTGGAATGGATATATTTTATATATCAGAAAAAATTATTTTTGATATAAAAAAAAAATTTGGAATCTATTTATCAAGAGAAGTAGAAATAATTGATGATTTTTATCATTAA
- a CDS encoding YtxH domain-containing protein: MKKSNNLFLGIIIGTIAGFIMGIMFYQKKEKKINKMFNQKTKKLKENLQNLSKEICKKINEIKSDFENKWKNNDINKINQNQDTVEDELGT; this comes from the coding sequence ATGAAAAAAAGTAATAATTTATTTTTAGGTATTATTATTGGGACTATAGCTGGATTTATTATGGGAATAATGTTTTATCAAAAAAAAGAAAAAAAAATAAATAAAATGTTTAATCAAAAAACAAAAAAATTAAAAGAAAATTTACAAAATCTTAGTAAAGAAATTTGTAAAAAAATTAATGAAATAAAATCAGATTTTGAAAATAAATGGAAAAATAATGATATAAATAAAATCAATCAAAATCAAGATACCGTTGAAGATGAATTAGGTACTTGA
- the rlmB gene encoding 23S rRNA (guanosine(2251)-2'-O)-methyltransferase RlmB has protein sequence MKNIIYGINPLIEAIRSNKNIDKIFFLKGNKQLSRSYKELIKFSKNKNKYIPVHIVSKQNFSFIKEKNHQGVFAIISPIRIFQIKNLLPVLCKKKNPIVIILDRITDVKNFGAIVRTSVCAGVDAVILPNKNTVKIGPDSIKTSSGALFHIPICKEKNIENTINLLIKYGFKIFSATEKSNLDWNNANFLGPIVLILGNEKNGIYTKYLKMSDYTIKIPSFKNNFLSLNVSVACGIILYEILRQRNFFP, from the coding sequence ATGAAAAATATTATTTATGGAATAAATCCGTTAATAGAAGCTATTAGATCCAACAAAAATATTGATAAAATATTTTTCCTTAAAGGAAATAAACAATTGTCAAGATCATACAAAGAATTAATAAAATTTTCTAAAAATAAAAACAAATATATTCCAGTTCATATTGTTTCAAAGCAAAATTTTTCTTTCATAAAAGAAAAAAATCACCAAGGTGTATTCGCTATAATTTCTCCTATAAGAATTTTTCAAATAAAAAATCTTTTACCAGTTTTATGCAAAAAAAAAAATCCAATTGTTATTATTTTAGATAGAATTACAGATGTAAAAAATTTTGGAGCAATTGTACGAACTTCAGTTTGTGCTGGAGTCGATGCGGTTATTTTACCTAATAAAAATACAGTTAAAATTGGACCTGATTCTATAAAAACTTCTTCAGGAGCTTTATTTCATATTCCAATTTGTAAAGAAAAAAATATAGAAAATACTATTAATTTATTAATTAAATATGGATTTAAAATATTTTCTGCTACAGAAAAATCTAATTTAGATTGGAATAATGCAAATTTTTTAGGTCCTATTGTATTAATTTTAGGAAACGAAAAAAATGGAATATATACTAAATATCTAAAAATGTCTGATTACACTATAAAAATTCCATCATTTAAAAATAATTTTTTATCTTTAAACGTATCTGTAGCTTGTGGAATTATTTTATATGAAATATTAAGACAAAGAAATTTTTTTCCTTAA
- the pheS gene encoding phenylalanine--tRNA ligase subunit alpha: MINEKNLLNNNETINKIRKEIKYFHPKTLDDLKKFKIKFFSRKKGIITILLKKIKKIPIYRRKEFGKIINGLKCQIQEKLDESNYLLKENEKNEKFDYTVPGTTIEIGSIHPISILKNRIINILSNIGFTYVDGYEIEDDWHNFTALNIPLLHPSRDMQDTFFLSKKKDILLRTHTSSIQIRYMENNCPPFRVLSIGKVYRNETISSHSNYMFHQAEGFYIDQNVSFSHLKTIIYYLINSIFGKTKIRFRSSYFPFTEPSAEVDIYYDKKWLEIMGCGIIDPKVLENVNIDPKNYSGFAFGLGIERIALILYGIKDIRLYFNNDIRFLKQFKSEFF; encoded by the coding sequence ATGATAAACGAAAAAAATTTATTAAATAATAATGAAACAATCAATAAAATCAGAAAAGAAATAAAATATTTTCATCCAAAAACTCTCGATGATTTAAAAAAATTTAAGATAAAATTTTTTAGTAGAAAAAAAGGAATTATTACAATCCTGCTAAAAAAAATAAAAAAAATCCCTATATATAGAAGAAAAGAGTTTGGAAAAATTATTAATGGATTAAAATGTCAAATACAAGAAAAACTTGATGAAAGTAATTATTTATTAAAAGAAAATGAAAAAAATGAAAAATTCGATTATACTGTTCCAGGAACAACTATAGAAATAGGATCAATACATCCTATTTCTATCCTAAAAAATAGAATAATAAATATTCTTTCTAATATTGGATTCACTTATGTAGATGGATACGAAATTGAAGATGATTGGCATAATTTTACAGCTTTAAATATACCTTTATTACATCCATCTAGAGACATGCAAGACACTTTTTTTTTATCTAAAAAAAAAGATATTTTATTACGGACTCATACTTCATCTATACAAATACGATATATGGAAAATAATTGTCCTCCTTTTCGAGTTTTATCCATAGGAAAAGTATATAGAAATGAAACGATTTCTTCTCATTCTAATTATATGTTTCATCAAGCAGAAGGATTTTATATTGATCAAAATGTTTCTTTTTCTCACTTGAAAACAATCATTTATTATTTGATAAATTCAATTTTTGGAAAAACAAAAATAAGATTTCGTTCTTCTTATTTTCCTTTTACAGAACCTAGCGCTGAAGTAGATATATATTATGATAAAAAATGGTTGGAAATTATGGGTTGTGGAATTATAGATCCAAAAGTATTAGAAAATGTAAATATAGATCCTAAAAATTATTCTGGATTTGCTTTTGGATTGGGAATTGAACGTATAGCATTAATACTTTACGGAATTAAAGATATTAGATTATATTTTAATAATGATATTCGTTTTTTAAAACAATTTAAAAGTGAATTTTTTTAA
- a CDS encoding CvpA family protein, which translates to MTFLDIIILILILLGGNNGYKKGLVSQLFVSMIFIIFFYKGIYIMILINKIFNEFYSSIKEYKYFLMFAPLLISFIFIIFSVFILENIIQFFIKITFMKPIDRLGGFIFGIIKYFLYISIYIFFLKKINKEIKIIPNYFFNSFLEKKLIYFLDRDGSLFKIIINKFREIYFIIDMLIE; encoded by the coding sequence ATGACATTTTTAGATATAATTATATTAATTTTAATATTATTAGGAGGTAATAATGGATATAAAAAAGGATTAGTATCGCAACTTTTTGTATCCATGATTTTTATAATATTTTTTTATAAAGGAATTTATATAATGATTTTAATAAATAAAATATTCAATGAATTTTATTCTTCTATAAAAGAATATAAATATTTTCTAATGTTTGCTCCTTTATTAATTTCATTTATTTTTATAATTTTTTCGGTATTTATATTAGAAAATATAATACAATTTTTTATAAAAATAACATTTATGAAACCAATTGATAGATTAGGTGGTTTCATATTTGGCATTATAAAATATTTTTTATATATATCTATTTATATATTCTTTTTAAAAAAAATAAATAAAGAAATTAAGATTATCCCTAATTATTTTTTCAATAGTTTTTTGGAAAAAAAATTAATCTATTTTTTAGATAGAGATGGATCACTATTTAAAATAATTATTAATAAATTTCGAGAAATTTATTTTATTATCGATATGTTAATCGAATGA
- a CDS encoding inorganic phosphate transporter, with translation MEFFYPSVIIILFILSVFDLIVGLINDAVNFLNSAIGSKVSSRTTIMIFASIGIILGSILSSGMMDIARKGIFNPSYFYFSDIIFIFLAVMISDIILLDIFNTLGLPTSTTVSMVFCLLGGSFSIATIKILLNNKPFHYIIQYIKIYNILNISIGIFLSIIISFISGAVIHYFIRSLFSFNYKNKLKDIGVIWTAISLSSMTYFLIIRGLQNTIRGSFFIKITTFITYLISWINHNFFTFLIGLCLIWGGVAKIFISLGFNTLKFVVLYGTFALAMAFSGNDLVNFIGIPIAGIQSYDIWKKEGIGKPAEEFIMKNLSGNNVPVPYGILMISSIIMILTLWFSKRTNNITSTEINLSRQNEGPEKFLSNSFSRWIVRFFIYLGNIFKNFFPKKIFAYTEKNFRKTNIIIEKNEAFDLVRASANLTISSVLISIATVNKIPLSTTFVTFMVAMGTSLTDRAWDRESAVYRVSGVLNVIRGWLLTGLIAFMMAGIIASFLYFFKSWALLFLFFLIFFLFYRSYKNYSKIEFRKFEENKFFFDISNIDIENTINIILNILNPKIESTKIIYRNSIEGIINEDLKKLKNNRNKLLELINNFTGIDNSLIQVIRIIHKNDKNYGIFYFHMYNTIKEIMKSLDVITNYTLFHVINSHKPLRNKQKNNLLMLNNMIIKYFNSIKNINNNNDFYKKLDFFLNKMSNHIIENIEIQMNEQLIGISKNKYGTKNTFLMLNILSESKKITKYIKSIISLYNQYVFKIIKIKN, from the coding sequence ATGGAATTTTTTTATCCTTCAGTTATAATAATTCTTTTTATTTTATCAGTATTTGATCTTATTGTAGGTTTAATCAATGATGCAGTAAATTTTTTAAATTCTGCTATTGGATCTAAAGTATCTTCTAGGACTACCATAATGATATTTGCTAGTATAGGAATTATTTTAGGATCAATTCTTTCTAGTGGAATGATGGATATAGCAAGAAAAGGAATATTTAATCCTTCTTATTTTTACTTTTCAGATATTATTTTTATTTTTTTAGCAGTTATGATATCTGATATTATTTTATTAGATATTTTTAATACATTAGGATTACCGACTTCTACTACAGTATCCATGGTATTTTGTTTATTAGGAGGTTCTTTTAGTATTGCAACTATAAAAATATTATTAAATAATAAACCGTTTCATTATATTATTCAATATATTAAAATTTATAATATACTAAATATTAGTATAGGAATTTTTTTATCAATTATCATTTCATTTATTTCAGGAGCTGTTATTCATTATTTTATTCGTTCTTTATTTAGTTTTAATTACAAAAATAAATTAAAAGATATAGGCGTTATATGGACAGCTATTTCATTAAGTAGTATGACATATTTTCTTATAATCAGAGGATTACAGAATACTATAAGAGGATCATTTTTTATAAAAATTACTACATTTATTACATATTTAATTAGCTGGATTAATCATAATTTTTTTACATTTTTAATTGGATTGTGTTTAATATGGGGGGGTGTAGCAAAAATATTTATATCATTAGGATTTAACACTTTAAAATTTGTAGTATTATATGGAACTTTCGCACTTGCAATGGCATTTTCAGGAAATGATTTAGTAAACTTTATAGGTATTCCTATAGCTGGAATTCAATCATATGATATATGGAAAAAAGAAGGAATAGGAAAACCAGCAGAAGAATTTATTATGAAAAATTTGTCTGGAAATAATGTACCAGTACCATATGGTATTTTAATGATTTCTAGTATTATTATGATATTAACATTATGGTTTTCTAAAAGAACTAATAATATTACTAGTACAGAAATAAATTTAAGCAGACAAAACGAAGGACCAGAAAAATTTTTATCGAATTCTTTCTCTAGATGGATTGTCCGTTTTTTCATATATTTAGGTAATATTTTTAAAAATTTTTTTCCAAAAAAAATTTTTGCATATACAGAAAAGAATTTTAGAAAAACAAACATAATAATAGAAAAAAATGAAGCATTTGATTTAGTAAGAGCTTCGGCTAATTTAACGATATCTAGTGTATTAATATCTATTGCTACAGTAAATAAAATTCCATTATCTACTACTTTTGTAACTTTTATGGTGGCGATGGGAACTTCATTAACGGATAGAGCATGGGATAGAGAAAGTGCGGTATATAGAGTATCCGGGGTATTAAATGTTATAAGAGGATGGTTATTAACTGGATTAATAGCTTTTATGATGGCTGGGATAATAGCGAGTTTTTTATATTTTTTTAAATCATGGGCTCTATTATTTTTATTTTTTTTAATTTTTTTTCTTTTTTATAGAAGTTATAAAAATTATTCTAAAATAGAATTTAGGAAATTTGAAGAAAATAAATTTTTTTTCGATATATCAAATATTGATATAGAAAATACTATTAATATAATTTTAAATATTTTAAATCCTAAAATAGAATCTACAAAAATTATTTATAGAAATTCCATAGAAGGAATCATTAATGAGGATTTAAAAAAATTAAAGAATAATAGAAATAAATTACTTGAATTAATAAATAATTTTACAGGAATAGATAATTCTTTAATTCAAGTAATTCGAATTATTCATAAAAATGATAAAAATTATGGAATATTTTATTTCCATATGTATAATACAATAAAAGAAATAATGAAATCTTTAGATGTTATAACTAATTATACCTTATTTCACGTTATAAATAGCCATAAACCTTTACGTAATAAACAAAAAAATAATCTTTTAATGCTTAATAATATGATAATTAAATATTTTAATTCTATAAAAAATATTAATAATAATAATGATTTTTACAAAAAATTGGATTTTTTTTTAAATAAAATGAGTAATCATATTATAGAAAATATTGAAATTCAAATGAATGAACAATTAATAGGTATTAGTAAAAATAAATATGGAACAAAAAACACATTTTTAATGTTAAATATCCTTTCAGAATCAAAAAAAATTACAAAATATATAAAAAGTATTATTTCATTATATAATCAATACGTTTTTAAAATTATCAAAATAAAAAATTAA
- the ruvA gene encoding Holliday junction branch migration protein RuvA, with translation MITHLRGKIIEKNKSNLIVDCWGVGYKINISLYTYYLLKNEEKEVLIYTYLFIRENQQILYGFFDKKERKIFLYLISVNGVGPNLAILLLSSLTPYEIEKSIYEENIITFKNVKGIGNKIAQKIVIELKDKINKYYKAEKEKKILNDHVKKEALNALNVLGFYSKESKQLLDNIFIENPNFSVENLVKEFLKKKK, from the coding sequence GTGATAACGCATTTAAGAGGAAAAATAATTGAAAAAAATAAATCGAATCTAATAGTAGATTGTTGGGGAGTAGGATATAAAATTAATATATCTTTATATACTTATTATCTATTAAAAAATGAAGAAAAAGAGGTACTAATTTACACTTATTTATTTATAAGAGAAAATCAACAAATATTATATGGTTTTTTTGATAAAAAAGAAAGAAAAATATTTTTATATCTAATTTCTGTAAATGGAGTTGGTCCAAATTTAGCTATTTTATTATTATCATCTTTAACCCCGTATGAAATAGAGAAATCGATATATGAAGAAAATATAATAACATTTAAAAATGTTAAAGGGATTGGAAATAAAATAGCTCAAAAAATTGTTATTGAATTAAAAGATAAAATTAATAAATATTATAAAGCCGAAAAAGAAAAAAAAATACTTAATGATCATGTCAAAAAAGAAGCTTTAAACGCTTTAAATGTTCTTGGATTTTATTCTAAAGAATCAAAACAATTACTGGATAATATTTTCATTGAAAATCCTAATTTTTCAGTAGAAAATTTAGTAAAAGAGTTTTTAAAAAAAAAAAAATGA
- the der gene encoding ribosome biogenesis GTPase Der yields MNYTVSIVGRPNVGKSTLFNRFVGNRKAIVHKYSGITRDSIFGYSEWNGIKFSVLDTGGYTMSNDFIQQEINSKIFESIDKSDIILFLIDITTGLLSSDIELANSIRKCKKPILLVINKVDHAISDFDIDFFCLGFNDYHYISAINGSGTGELLDRLVKILKKSIKITKKYNLEKIPKISIVGRPNTGKSTLINSLINKNHHIVTDIPGTTRDSLEVIYKKLKYECILIDTPGIIRKKSKDNIEFYSMTRAINTIESIDICLLMIDVEIGWRKHDMNILNIIKKNNKGIIILVNKWDLFYETNNFKKKYEIFIRKKIYPLNVPILFISAKNKYNITKIIPIAFKILKYSKKKLKTNILNKIMLPIFRENPPPSIRKYNKNKFIKIKYCTQLSSYNPKFVFFSNFPKSIKESYKRFIENKIRYHFDFKGVPIQIFFRKK; encoded by the coding sequence ATGAATTATACTGTATCTATTGTAGGACGCCCTAATGTGGGAAAATCTACTTTATTCAATCGCTTTGTAGGAAATAGAAAGGCGATTGTCCATAAGTATAGTGGAATAACTAGAGATAGTATTTTCGGTTATTCTGAATGGAATGGAATAAAATTTTCTGTATTAGATACAGGAGGTTATACTATGTCTAATGATTTTATTCAACAAGAAATAAATAGTAAAATTTTTGAATCTATAGACAAATCTGATATAATTTTATTTTTAATAGATATAACAACAGGATTATTATCATCCGATATAGAACTAGCAAATTCTATCAGAAAATGTAAAAAACCAATACTTTTAGTTATAAATAAAGTTGATCATGCCATTTCCGATTTTGATATTGATTTTTTTTGTTTAGGGTTTAATGACTATCATTATATATCCGCTATTAATGGCAGTGGAACTGGAGAATTATTGGATCGTTTGGTAAAAATTTTGAAAAAATCTATTAAAATAACTAAAAAATATAATTTAGAAAAAATACCAAAAATTTCAATAGTAGGGCGTCCTAATACTGGAAAATCTACATTAATAAATTCATTAATAAATAAAAATCATCATATTGTTACTGATATCCCCGGAACTACTAGAGATAGTTTAGAAGTAATCTATAAAAAATTAAAATATGAATGTATTTTAATAGATACTCCAGGTATAATAAGAAAAAAATCAAAAGACAATATTGAATTTTATTCAATGACAAGAGCCATAAATACTATAGAATCTATAGATATTTGTTTATTAATGATTGATGTAGAAATAGGGTGGCGAAAACATGATATGAATATTTTAAACATAATTAAAAAAAATAATAAGGGAATTATAATTCTTGTAAATAAATGGGATTTGTTTTATGAAACAAATAACTTTAAAAAAAAATATGAAATTTTTATTAGAAAAAAAATTTATCCGTTGAATGTTCCAATATTATTTATATCTGCAAAAAATAAATATAATATAACAAAAATTATTCCTATAGCTTTTAAAATTTTGAAATATAGTAAAAAGAAATTGAAAACCAATATCTTAAATAAAATTATGTTACCTATTTTTCGAGAAAATCCACCTCCATCTATCAGAAAATATAATAAAAATAAGTTTATAAAAATTAAATATTGTACTCAATTATCTTCATATAATCCAAAATTCGTATTTTTTTCAAATTTTCCTAAATCTATAAAAGAATCATATAAAAGATTTATAGAAAATAAAATACGTTATCATTTTGACTTTAAAGGAGTTCCCATACAAATTTTTTTTAGGAAAAAATAA
- the trmD gene encoding tRNA (guanosine(37)-N1)-methyltransferase TrmD, whose translation MRIDIISLVPKFFLSPFSNSIIKKAIDKGLVDINIHDLRKYGIGKRKKVDDYPYGGGCGMVIKIEPVYQCFSELLEKINYDEIIFMTPDGNPFTQEYANQLSFKKNIIILCGRYKGVDQRIRDHLISKEISIGNYIISGGELAAAVVIESIVRLIPGVIQNKQSILMDSFQKDPSFISPPIYTRPVNYKGWEVPKILLSGNHKKIKDWENKQIKKKKLDF comes from the coding sequence ATGCGTATAGATATTATTAGTTTGGTTCCTAAATTTTTTTTGAGTCCTTTTTCTAATTCAATCATTAAAAAAGCTATTGATAAAGGATTAGTTGATATTAATATTCATGACTTACGAAAGTATGGTATAGGTAAACGTAAAAAAGTAGATGATTATCCATATGGAGGAGGATGTGGAATGGTTATTAAAATTGAACCGGTGTATCAATGTTTTTCTGAATTATTAGAAAAAATAAATTATGATGAAATTATTTTTATGACTCCTGATGGAAATCCATTTACACAAGAATATGCTAATCAATTATCTTTTAAAAAAAATATAATTATTCTTTGTGGACGTTATAAAGGAGTTGATCAAAGAATCAGAGATCATTTAATTTCTAAAGAAATATCTATAGGAAATTATATTATCTCAGGTGGTGAATTAGCGGCAGCAGTAGTAATAGAATCTATAGTTAGATTAATACCAGGAGTTATCCAAAATAAACAATCTATTTTAATGGATTCTTTTCAAAAAGATCCTAGTTTTATTTCCCCTCCCATTTATACACGTCCAGTAAATTATAAAGGATGGGAGGTGCCTAAAATATTATTATCTGGAAATCATAAAAAAATAAAAGACTGGGAAAATAAACAAATTAAAAAGAAAAAATTGGATTTTTAG